A single window of Halodesulfovibrio sp. DNA harbors:
- the cysS gene encoding cysteine--tRNA ligase: MQLYNTLTHKKETFTPLTEGKVNMYVCGITAYDLCHIGHARSAVVFDVLVRYLRSTGLDVLFARNFTDVDDKIIKRANEEGLTSKEVAEKYIQTFYEDMDTLNILRADLEPKCTEHIDDMVTMCEKLIAKGKAYSTPSGDVYFRVREFKDYGKLSGRDVDDMRSGARIAPDDEKEDPLDFALWKSAKPGEPSWESPWGAGRPGWHIECSAMSHRHMPQPLDIHGGGLDLIFPHHENEIAQSEAANETEMARYWVHNGFVQIDSEKMSKSLGNFKTIRDILESYLPEVLRFFLLTKHYRSPIDFSFVAMDDAEKSIKRIYETKLAVSNELNKSKWSKAALPEDVVKEYEDQSAAFDAAMADDMNTAGATGHIFSIVRLMNRIMEDKGMRKSEGAKTLFERFTTDLTKWSEILGLFGLDAESFLHELKVKRATRKNISIDAIEELMVQRLEARKNKDFEAADTIRGKLTDLGVDVRDTPTGPVWDVL; the protein is encoded by the coding sequence ATGCAGCTTTACAATACTCTGACACATAAGAAAGAGACTTTTACTCCTCTTACCGAAGGCAAAGTAAATATGTATGTATGCGGCATCACCGCGTACGATCTTTGCCATATTGGTCATGCCCGATCCGCAGTGGTATTTGATGTTCTCGTTCGTTACCTTCGCAGCACTGGTCTTGACGTTTTGTTCGCGCGTAACTTCACTGACGTTGATGATAAAATCATTAAACGCGCCAACGAAGAAGGTTTAACCAGCAAGGAAGTTGCAGAAAAGTACATCCAGACATTCTACGAAGACATGGATACACTTAATATTCTACGCGCTGACCTTGAGCCAAAATGTACAGAACACATTGATGACATGGTCACAATGTGTGAGAAACTTATCGCAAAAGGCAAAGCCTACTCAACGCCATCTGGCGATGTTTACTTCCGTGTCCGCGAGTTTAAGGACTACGGCAAACTTTCTGGACGCGATGTTGATGATATGCGCTCCGGCGCACGCATTGCTCCTGATGATGAAAAAGAAGATCCGCTTGATTTTGCTCTGTGGAAAAGCGCAAAACCGGGAGAGCCTTCTTGGGAAAGCCCTTGGGGCGCAGGTCGTCCGGGCTGGCATATTGAATGTTCAGCTATGAGCCATCGTCACATGCCACAGCCGCTGGACATCCACGGCGGCGGATTAGACCTTATTTTCCCGCATCATGAAAATGAAATTGCACAGAGTGAAGCTGCAAACGAAACAGAAATGGCTCGTTACTGGGTTCACAACGGTTTTGTACAAATTGACTCTGAGAAGATGTCCAAATCTCTTGGCAACTTCAAAACCATTCGTGATATTCTGGAATCGTACCTTCCAGAAGTTCTGCGATTCTTCTTGCTGACAAAGCACTACCGCAGCCCGATTGACTTTAGTTTTGTTGCCATGGATGATGCAGAAAAAAGCATCAAACGCATTTATGAAACCAAGCTGGCTGTATCGAATGAACTCAACAAATCCAAGTGGAGCAAAGCAGCTCTGCCGGAAGATGTTGTAAAAGAATACGAAGACCAGAGTGCGGCATTTGACGCTGCTATGGCTGACGATATGAACACCGCCGGTGCAACTGGTCATATTTTCAGTATCGTTCGTCTTATGAACCGCATAATGGAAGATAAAGGCATGCGTAAAAGCGAAGGTGCTAAAACCTTGTTCGAACGCTTTACGACTGATCTTACAAAATGGAGCGAAATCCTCGGTCTGTTCGGTCTTGATGCAGAATCTTTCTTGCATGAGCTTAAGGTCAAACGTGCTACACGCAAAAACATCTCTATTGATGCTATTGAAGAACTCATGGTGCAGCGCCTCGAAGCTCGCAAAAACAAAGACTTCGAAGCTGCCGACACCATTAGAGGAAAACTTACCGATCTGGGCGTAGATGTACGAGATACACCTACCGGCCCAGTATGGGACGTACTATAA
- the rpiB gene encoding ribose 5-phosphate isomerase B, which translates to MSKKVFIGADHGGFSLKVVIVEYLTKKGYDVEDLGCYSTESTDYPMYAEKVCAKVLEEDALGILICGTGIGMSMAANRIPGIRAALATNEFHARLTRQHNNANVLCLGERVTGPGVAVNLAELFLETEFEGGRHQRRIDQFDKA; encoded by the coding sequence ATGTCTAAAAAAGTATTTATCGGCGCGGATCATGGTGGCTTTTCTCTTAAAGTTGTCATCGTAGAATACCTTACTAAAAAGGGATACGATGTCGAAGATCTGGGCTGTTACTCTACCGAAAGCACAGACTACCCGATGTACGCCGAAAAAGTGTGTGCAAAGGTTCTTGAAGAAGATGCACTGGGTATTCTCATTTGTGGAACCGGCATCGGTATGTCTATGGCTGCCAACCGTATTCCGGGCATTCGTGCAGCTCTTGCCACTAACGAGTTCCACGCACGCCTCACCCGCCAGCACAACAACGCAAACGTACTCTGTCTTGGCGAACGAGTTACCGGTCCAGGTGTTGCCGTAAACCTTGCTGAACTTTTCCTCGAAACCGAATTTGAAGGCGGTCGTCACCAGCGCCGTATTGACCAATTCGACAAAGCGTAG